The following nucleotide sequence is from Novipirellula artificiosorum.
AGTTTGCCTGACCCGCATGAGGCAATTGTTTCGCTTCCCTTGCAAGTCCGATACGTGTCATGACCGATTCCATCTGAAAAATCGGTTTCTGTGATTTGATCTGTGAAGAAAGGGGCAAGCTCGCTGATCATCACGTCGTCTTGCTGCTACGGGTGGAAGGTGCACCATGCTTTACGGTATCGGTCGCGCGATTGCCGCGTCCTGTCTTTTTGCCTCGCTTTTCCTTGCGATGGGCTGCACGCCCCGAGTGATTGTCCGCGCTCATCCGGCACCGAATGACAACGGCATTCGTTATTACCGGCCAAAACCCTACCTAAAAGTGGAGCCGGCCGAAGTTGCGGTCGACAAGAACCAAACCACGTTGGTGCCGGGAATGGTCCGGATTTCACTGGCCTATTTGCCCGATTTCAGCGAAGAGTATGCGATCGATGTTCGGCCTGGTTTGGGGACTGCCAGTGTTGGCATCCAACTTGAAGACGGCTGGAACCTGACGGAAATCAGCCAAGATCTCGATAGTCAAACCGATGAAAATCTAAGGGCGATCGGCAGCGTCCTGACGGGAATCGGGGATGTCATTCCCACTGCGTCGAAGCCATCGACCTCCCAAGAGGTCAACTTCACCGTGCCGGCTCAGAATGTCCCAATCGGGTTCTACGAATCGATTGTTGGCCGAGACCCACGCGGTTGCAAACGTTTGTATGGATTTCGTTACGTTGGCTTTTTGCCTTTCTCGGGATGCCCCGTCGACATGGGCGGTTCCGAGCATTTTTGTTGTGGCGATGGCTATCACTCGCTATACGGACTGACCTTCCAAAACGGGCAAATGGTCTTTCAACTGCTTGAGGTGATGGCGACCACCCCGATCACAGCGGCGGCAGTCACGCCCAATCAGCCTACGAAAGCCGATGATCGATCGTTGGGGACATCGCGTTTGACGAATCCCGAACACATCGACCTTGCGCGGCTGTCCATTGAACTGCGAACCTACCTGAAGCAGCTCGACGCCGAGGTTGTTTCGGTCGACGCAGAGGAGCAGAGTGGCGAGGTTGTGGTTCGGATCGTCGTTCCCGCTGGATCGCTGGCGTTTTCGGTCCAGCGAGCTGCTGAGGACTGGTTGTCACAGAGCTTGCAAGTTGGCGATCGTTATGACGTGATCGTGGAAGCCGAATCGCCATGAAGCTAACGCTCGACCGACTGCGACGCATCCAAGCAACACTCGACCGCCGAGTGATCGGGCGGGATCCCTTGAATATCCGTTCGGTCGGGTTCTAACCATTGGATGACGACAAGTTGCGGGGATCCGAGCGTCCCGCGTTGCCAGTCGTGGCTCAGTTTGATGTTTGCCGAAAGAGGACTGACGCAACGCCGCCGCAACGGATTGAAAAGGTCGAGCCGGTCCGACTGCGTGATCGATGCCGTGACACCTACGACTCGTTAAGGCTGCCAACCAATGTGGTTGAAGTCGGTTCGGTTGTGCCAACCGCGGTGCGAATCAGCACCGAAGCCGCCTACGCCAGCACCGCGGTGGTGGTCCGCTGGACGCGAGTTCGTCCGCTGCCACCGCCACCGAGCGATGCAGTGGAAGATCCACGTTGGCGATGGGGTGTGTTGACCGTCTCGCATCTCTTTACCGGCAATTCCGCAGATGGGAAGCGGCGTGCCGCCAAGGTTCGTAGGCTGGCTGCGTGCGGGGATGGGCCTGACGCGATTCGCGGTCGTGTGATTGCTCGGGGACGAATCCCAGGGGGGCCCGATGTTGGCCTGGTCGAAACCGGGCTGGACCGACTTTGGCTCAGCGGGTTCTTGCCCCGCGTTGCGGCTCCTGCGATTGACCTGGTTAGCGAGAGCGAACTGCTTCGCTGGATTCGCAAAGGGACCGATGGGAATTTCTTTGCGATCGGAAAATCGGTTGGTTGGAATTGGCGAACCTTCTATCCCCAGCTTTCGATCCAAGGGCTGGGACGACTGAGGCACATCTTCCGCTATGAAGCCAAACCCAGTGGCGTCACCCAACCCACCTCATCCGATCGGCATCCGTTTGTCGTTGGAACCAGTGGTGGCATTCTGGTATCCGGTGGGATTCCTGTGGGGATTCAAGTCGCCGCGATGGCTCCGGAATTTCGCATCGGTTACGCACAATCGTTTACCGCGTCGATCCCCTGGCTTGGCCAACAGCTCAAGGCGTCGTCGCTGGCCGTGGTCAATGTGTTAACGTAGCAACGTTCCAGCGCACGTTGGCCACAAGTGCTCTGCTAACACCGATCGGCTGAATGGGTCATGGCGGCGAGCCGTTCCGCGAGCTCGTTTGTGATTGCCCCGGATTGAAGCCGCCAACCCCAACTCCCCTTGGCTTTGCCGGGCTGATTCATCCGTGCCTCACTTCCCAGCCCAAGCAAGTCTTGCACGGGAATCACTGCCGTATCGGATCGGGAGTTGAGCACTGCGGCAACAAGTTGAAAATGGATCTCTTGATCGGAAGTAATGATTTCAGCCAACAGCTCGCGTTTGTCTGGATCGCGCAGATGGTCTTTGTACCAGCCCATCACCGTGTCATTGTCGTGGGTTCCCGTATAGGCAACGGAACCTTCTGGATAATGACTGGGACGATGATAGGCGTCGTCCTTCTGTTCGAATCCAAACTGCAACACTCGCATGCCTGGGAATCCAAGCCGATCCCGAAGTCGGTGAACAGCTTCGGTGATCATTCCAAGGTCCTCGGCGATCAGCGGCAATTCACCAAGTTTCTTTCTCGCCGCCATAAACGGTTTTTCTTTTGGGCCTTGTTGCCACTTGCCAGCGACGGCAGTTCGCGACCCGGCGGGCACTTCCCAATAGGATTCGAAACCGCGAAAATGATCGATTCGCAACAAGTCAAACTGATGCAGCGCTTGGCCGAATCTGGCGGTCCACCATGCATAATCCGTGGCCTCGATCACGTCCCAGCGATATTGTGGATTGCCCCAAAGTTGTCCCGTTTTGCTGAAGTAGTCTGGCGGGACTCCAGCGATAAGCGTTGGTTTCCCCGACCCATCGAGGCAAAACAGATCTTGGTTTGCCCAGACATCGGCGCTTTCATGCGCAACAAAAATCGGCATGTCACCATAGGTCCGAATGCCTCGTTGATTGGCGTAGTCCTTGACTCGCATCCATTGCACGTCAAACACAAACTGCTGGAACTTCGAGAACTCGATCTGATTCGCTAATTTGTCATCCCATTCGCGAATCGCTTCCTCCGATCGCTGCGCCAACTCCCTCGGCCAACGCGTCCAATCGCAAAGATTGAAATGCCGCATCAAGGACTCATAACGAGCAAAATCGTCCAACCACCAAGCACTGTTGGTTACAAACGATCGAAAACTCGACTTCAACTCGCTGTGACCGTCACGGAGAAAGTTCGTAAAGGCCTTGTTCAGCAGCGGTTGTCGGTAAGCGGCGACCGAATCGAAGTCAACGCGACTCGGATTGGTTGGAGTGGGCGGCGTCTCCGCGATATCCGACTCGTTCAGCAGCCCCGTTTCGACGAGCGAACGAGGGCTAATCAACAGCGGGTTGCCCGCAAACGCCGAGTAGGCGCTGTAAGGCGAATTACCATGAGCCGGAGGGCTGAGTGGCAAAATTTGCCAAATGCCCTGTCCCGCTTGATGCAGGAAATCGACAAAACGAAACGACGAATCGCCCAGGTCACCAATGCCAAACTCATTTGGCAAACAGGTGATATGGCAAAGCACTCCGGACGAGCGGGGAAAACGCATTAGGAATCCTGCAGCGGCTTGGCGCCCCAAATTTCGTCCGCGTACTGTTGGATGGTGCGATCGCTCGAGAACCACCCACTATTGGCGGCGTTGAGAATGCTCATGCGGTTCCATTTCTCGCTGTCCAAATAGGTCTTCGATGCCTCGACTTGCGCGTTGATATAGCTGCGCAGGTCCGCGATGGTCAGCCACTGATCGTGAGGGTTCCGCAATCCCGTCGTTAGCAAGTCAAAGATCCCAGGCTCCTGCTCGTTGAACATACCACCTTCGAGCATCTCCATGACCCGCTGGATATCCGTATCCGCAGCGATGATCGCGTTTGGATCGTACTTTTGCTTTGCCACTTCAACACCCTTGGCATCGAGTCCAAACAAGAAGAAGTTTTCGGCACCTGCCTGATCGCGGATCTCGATGTTCGCTCCATCAAGGGTTCCGATCGTGATCGCACCATTCATCATGAATTTCATATTGCCGGTTCCTGATGCTTCCTTGCCAGCCGT
It contains:
- the malQ gene encoding 4-alpha-glucanotransferase, which codes for MRFPRSSGVLCHITCLPNEFGIGDLGDSSFRFVDFLHQAGQGIWQILPLSPPAHGNSPYSAYSAFAGNPLLISPRSLVETGLLNESDIAETPPTPTNPSRVDFDSVAAYRQPLLNKAFTNFLRDGHSELKSSFRSFVTNSAWWLDDFARYESLMRHFNLCDWTRWPRELAQRSEEAIREWDDKLANQIEFSKFQQFVFDVQWMRVKDYANQRGIRTYGDMPIFVAHESADVWANQDLFCLDGSGKPTLIAGVPPDYFSKTGQLWGNPQYRWDVIEATDYAWWTARFGQALHQFDLLRIDHFRGFESYWEVPAGSRTAVAGKWQQGPKEKPFMAARKKLGELPLIAEDLGMITEAVHRLRDRLGFPGMRVLQFGFEQKDDAYHRPSHYPEGSVAYTGTHDNDTVMGWYKDHLRDPDKRELLAEIITSDQEIHFQLVAAVLNSRSDTAVIPVQDLLGLGSEARMNQPGKAKGSWGWRLQSGAITNELAERLAAMTHSADRC